Within Sorangiineae bacterium MSr11367, the genomic segment CTTTCGCGATGACACGGCGAGGCATAGAATGCCCGACCCGTTTACCTTTTCATATTTTCGAAGCGAGGTCGGCCTTGGCCAGGTTCATCGACGAGCTGAAACGCAACGCGCACTGCGGACAACTCCGCGCACAAGACGAGGGCAAAGAAGTCGTTCTCTTTGGCTGGGTGGCCAGCTACCGCGATCATGGCGGGTGCGTCTTTGTCGATTTGCGCGACCGCGAGGGCATCACGCAGCTCGTGTTCGACCCCGATCGCAAGGGCCACGGCGACCTGCCAAAGGCTGCCTACGAGCTGGCCCAGTCGCTCCGCTCGGAGTGGGTCATCGGCGTGCGCGGCCTCGTCGTGGGCCGCGGCTCGAACAAGAACCCGCGCCTCGCCACCGGCGAGATCGAGGTTCATGTCATCGAGCTCGGGGTCTTCAACAAGGCGGAAACGCCGCCCTTCGAGATCATCGACGAGCTGGATACCTCCGAGGAAAAGCGCCTCCAGTACCGCTACCTCGACCTGCGCCGCGCGCCGCTCCAGCGCACGTTGCGCATCCGCCACCGCCTGCACCAGGCCACGCGCCGCTACTTCGACGACAAGGGCTTCCTCGAGCTCGAGACGCCCTTCATGGTGAAGTACACGCCCGGCGGCGCGCGCAACTTCCTCGTTCCCAGCCGCACGCACCAAGGGAAATTCTACGCGCTGGCGGAGAGCCCCCAGCTCTTCAAGCAGCTCTACATGGTGGCGGGCTTCGACCGCTACTTCCAGATCGTCAAATGCTTCCGTGACGAGGACCCGCGCCTCGATCGCCAGCCCGAGTTCACGCAGATCGACGTCGAGATGTCCTTCGTCAGCCAGGACGACGTCTTCCGCACCATGGAAGGCCTCATCTTCGCGCTGTGGAAGGAAGCGCTGGGCATCGACCTGCACGATCTCTACCCGGAGGGCCGCTTCCCCGAGATGCCCTTCGAGGAGTCGATGAAGCACTACGGCAACGACAAGCCGGACCTGCGCTTCGACCTGCCCCACACGGATCTCACGGGCGTGGTGATCGACCACGCCGGCGGCGGCATCCCCTTCTTCAAGGACATCGCCGACAAGTTCATCAAGGGCACCTACCGCCGCGACCTTCCGGCGGAAATCATCAAGGCGCTGCGCGTGCCCGCACAAATCGGCGGCAACTCGCTCTCGCGCACCGAGGTGGACAAGCTCGAGGAGTTCGTGAAGGGCATGGGCGCCAAAGGCCTGGCGCGCGCCAAGGTCGACGCCGAGGGGAACTGGACGCAGTCGCCACTGGCCAAGACGGTCACGCCGGAGATGCGCAAGGCCATCAACGAGGCCGTCGGCGCCAAAGACGGCGACTTGATCCTCTTCCAGTTCGGCAAGGAGAGCGTCGTGCAGACGGTCATGGCCAACCTGCGCGTGCACCTCGCCAAGAAGCTCAAGTTGATCCCCGAGGTCGGCCACGGCGGGAAGTTCAAGTTCCTCTGGGTCGTGAACCCGCCGCTGTTCGAGTACGACGACGAGGCGAAAAAGTGGGTCGCCGCCCACCACGCCTTCACGCGCCCTCATGACACCGACGTCGCGTTGATCGACCAGGATCCGGGCAAGGTGCTCTGTCACCGCTACGACCTCGTGCTCAACGGCTTCGAGATCGGCGGCGGTTCGATCCGCCTCCACGATCCGGCGGTGCAGGCCAAGGTGTTCGCGGCCATGGGCATCGGTGAGGAGGAAGCGCGTCAGAAGTTCGGGTTCTTGCTCGACGCGCTCAAGTTCGGCGCACCGCCGCACGGGGGCATTGCCGTGGGCATGGACCGCTTGGCCATGCTCGTCTCCGGCGCGGAGAGCCTGCGCGACGTCATCCCCTTCCCCAAGACGCAAAAGGGGACGGATTTGATGACCGACGCCCCGACGCGCCCCAGTCCGGATCAACTCACGGAGCTTCGCATCCGGGTCATCGACCCCCAGAGCTGACACCATGCTGCAACGGCCCCCGCATCCCCTCAAGAAACGCGCTCCCTCGATCGTGCGAGCCGCCACCGTCTCGGCGCTCGCCGTCGGTCTGGGTCTCACCGCACTCGCATCGTGCGGTGAGGGGTCGCACGTGTACGGCGCACGCGCCTACGATCGCGCGCGGGGATGCTTGGGGCCGACGCAGACCCTCGACGTCGTGTCGGGGGACGATCCCAGCTCGAACTGTGCGCTCAAGTGCCTCGTCCCGCGGGCGGGAGAGGCCGTCGTGTACGTGAGCCAGCAATGCCCGCCGTACCCTCCTCAGTTCGACACCAGCGGTCTGCAGTCCGGCTGCGACCAAGCGATTGCCGCCTTCGAGCGCGGTGACTTTTGCCTCACCGATGGCGGATCGACGCATCCCGGGCCGGACGCTGGCGGGACGAACAACGATGGCGGAACCGCGCAAGACGCGACGATCGATGCAGCCAGCGACGCCTCCGACGCGGCCAGCGATGCGCCCGATGGGAGTGATGCGAGCGATGGCAACGTCACAGATGCATGACGATGCATGACACGGCGATCACGTGAGAGCGTGATCAGTGTCCCCTCCGAACGAGGGTTGGAGCGTATGAAGGTGTACCGTGGCGTCGCACCTTAAGCCTTCTTCCACGCGCAAATTGCGGTGTGTAGCGAGAGAGCCTGCTACGGTTTGGAGGTCGTAGCAACACGATCGATTCCATCCCCCTTAGCCTTTTGAACACCCAAGGAGGGTTCGCTATGCCTCGAAGGACTTTGCTGGTGGCCTTACCGGCGATCGCGTCGATCGTCGCCGTGGTCGCGCAAGGCTGCAGCACCGGCACCGAAGACATGTCGGAGTTTTCGAACTACTCGCAGTCCGGCAACGGCGACGGTTCGAACGGCAACGACGACGGCGGCGGCATCAACATCGGGGACGGGGCTTTGGGGAGCGGCAAGGACGCGAGCTGGGACGGCACCGCGTGCGCAGGTGCGCGCGCCGAAGCGTTCCGCGTGCCCATCTACATGCAGATCGTCCAAGACGGCTCGGGAAGCATGGATGCCTACAACGGCAGTCCGCCCGACACGTACATTCCGGGCGGCCGCGAGAAGGATCCGCTCAACCCCACGCGCCCCGCGAAGAGAGACGACGGCAAACCCTCGTGCGGCTTGCTCGGCTGCGAGGCCCAATGGGCGGGCCTGACGGGCAAGAAGTGGCTCGCCGCGCGTGGCTCACTGACGGCCTTCGTCGACTCCCTTTCCAACGAACAAAACACGACGTTCGGAGTCGGCTTCCTTCTGTTCTCCAGCACCGACCCGGGCAACTTCGGCGACTACTCGAGGGTCGACATCCCCATCAACAGGGTCGATGCGAACCAAGCATCGCGCATCAAGGCGCGCATGGCCCCGAAGGGCAGCGGCGCAGACGCGGTCTATCCGCAGGGTGGTACCCCACTCTACGCATCCATTACCGGCCAAGGGGCCGTGTTGGCCAAGTTCGATCCGGCCAAGCCACCCACGTCGCTCGCTGCGGGCGGCAAGCGTATCCTCGTGGTCATCACCGACGGCGTGCCCTCCCCGCGCGATGCCAACACGCAGGCCCAAGAGAACGAGGCCGTCCGCGCGGCCGTGGCCGCACTCAAAGCGGGCAATCCGTCCATCACCACCTTCGTCATCGGCGTGGGCGATCCGACGGGGCCCGAGGGCGACTACGACGAGGGACTCCTCGGGAAGATGGCCGTCGCCGGCGGCGCCCCCACCGCCGGGTGCAACCCCAATTGGGCCAACGGCGATGTGAACTCCGTCCCTTGCCATTTCCAGATCACCCCCGGCGATCGCAGCGCGCAGCAGATCGCGGCCGACTTCATCAAAGCGATGAACTCCATCCGCGACATCGTCGTTCCCTGCGATTTCCCCTTGGAGAAGTCCTCGGCCGACGCCGGCCAGATCGATCCCACGCGGGTCAATGTCGTCTACGAGCCGGGCGGCGGCGGCCCGCCCAAGCAGCTCGACCAATCGTCGACCGACGGCTGGGTGTACAACAACTACAACGCCGACGCGGGCGAGCTGCCCTCGAAGATCACGTTGAACGGCAATGCGTGCAAAACCCTGAAGAGCGATCCCGGAGGCAAGATCCGCATCGTCTTGGGCTGCAAGACCGGCGACGAAGTCATCAAGGTGAATTAGCGCCGGAGCAGGGCCCGCAACGCGGCCATCGGATCGAAGCCCAAGGTGCCCGACACCGTCACGTCGGCGCCTGTGGCCGCCGATCCGAGGCGCTTGCGCAGGCTCTGCACCACGGGATCGAACCACCCGATGCGCTGGGTGAAATTGCGCAGCCCCTCCAGCGCGTAGCGCGAAACATCGACGCCGAGCGCGAGCCCCACCGCGCTCGGAATGGGCGTCACCACCACGTCGCGCAGGGCGACGGCACGGCCCCAGGCGCCCGGACGCGGATCGATCTGCAGCTCGCGAAAGCGCTCCACCTCCGCGAAAAAGCCCAGCGAAAGCGGCCCGTAATGATCCTCGACCGCGCGCACGAGGTGCCGGTAATCGCGCCGCCACTCGCCCGAGAGCACGCCCATCGCGGGGCGCAGTTCGTCGGGACCGGCGAGGACGTCGAACCCGCGCCCGCGCCGTCGCGCCACGAATGCGGTCCAGAGTTCCTCGTCCTTGAACATGCCCAGCGCGATGGTGTGCCCATCGGCACAGATCGATCCGATGGTGCGATCGATCATCGGC encodes:
- the aspS gene encoding aspartate--tRNA ligase, coding for MARFIDELKRNAHCGQLRAQDEGKEVVLFGWVASYRDHGGCVFVDLRDREGITQLVFDPDRKGHGDLPKAAYELAQSLRSEWVIGVRGLVVGRGSNKNPRLATGEIEVHVIELGVFNKAETPPFEIIDELDTSEEKRLQYRYLDLRRAPLQRTLRIRHRLHQATRRYFDDKGFLELETPFMVKYTPGGARNFLVPSRTHQGKFYALAESPQLFKQLYMVAGFDRYFQIVKCFRDEDPRLDRQPEFTQIDVEMSFVSQDDVFRTMEGLIFALWKEALGIDLHDLYPEGRFPEMPFEESMKHYGNDKPDLRFDLPHTDLTGVVIDHAGGGIPFFKDIADKFIKGTYRRDLPAEIIKALRVPAQIGGNSLSRTEVDKLEEFVKGMGAKGLARAKVDAEGNWTQSPLAKTVTPEMRKAINEAVGAKDGDLILFQFGKESVVQTVMANLRVHLAKKLKLIPEVGHGGKFKFLWVVNPPLFEYDDEAKKWVAAHHAFTRPHDTDVALIDQDPGKVLCHRYDLVLNGFEIGGGSIRLHDPAVQAKVFAAMGIGEEEARQKFGFLLDALKFGAPPHGGIAVGMDRLAMLVSGAESLRDVIPFPKTQKGTDLMTDAPTRPSPDQLTELRIRVIDPQS